A single region of the Drosophila miranda strain MSH22 chromosome 2, D.miranda_PacBio2.1, whole genome shotgun sequence genome encodes:
- the LOC108154158 gene encoding pinin isoform X1 has translation MVNDCCLSSVDDLEKKLILAKQSLIELNDNIRRFVGRVPKELRIEKYKHADEAKKSDHNERSFKDKRRMFDSNYADGRFSVDESETRSPRINSRVIRELPSRKEVVEAQGTDSESIARNRRMFGSLIGTLQKFCQEESRLKIKEDKKAEIEKKLERQELQERAMLRKERETLFLNKKRKQFEVRALEYKMARLKDFKSWESSITYQKHQIRTKTKPHLFFRPQMHTTRTEKLLLECKNYVECFIQSRREELHAELRDLERINYIKMHEDNEIDESIYEEQYDEMGSEFT, from the exons ATGGTAAATGATTGCTGTTTATCATCTGTTGATGATTTAGAGAAAAAACTTATCCTAGCTAAGCAGTCCCTTATTGAATTAAATGATAATATTCGTCGATTTGTTGGTCGCGTACCAAAGGAGTTgag AATTGAGAAATACAAACATGCCGATGAAGCCAAAAAGAGTGATCATAACGAAAGATCATTTAAAGATAAGCGTCGTATGTTTGATTCGAATTATGCAGATGGTCGTTTCTCTGTAGACGAGAGCGAAACTCGGTCGCCAAGGATTAACTCTCGTGTAATTCGGGAATTACCATCTAGAAAAGAAGTTGTTGAAGCTCAAGGAACAGATTCCGAGTCAATAGCTCGAAATCGTCGCATGTTTGGATCTCTTATTGGAACATTACAAAAATTCTGCCAAGAGGAGTCGCGTCTAAAGATCAAAGAAGATAAAAAAGCTGAAATAGAAAAGAAACTGGAGAGGCAAGAACTTCAGGAAAGAGCCATGCTAAGAAAAGAACGAGAAACtttgtttttaaataaaaaacgaAAGCAATTTGAAGTTAGAGCATTGGAATATAAAATGGCTAGACTAAAGGATTTTAAATCATGGGAATCATCCATCACTTATCAAAAACATCAAATTAGAACAAAAACTAAACCGCACTTATTTTTTCGCCCACAAATGCACACCACGCGTACTGAAAAACTCTTACTTGAATGTAAAAATTATGTAGAGTGTTTTATTCAAAGCAGACGTGAAGAACTACACGCAGAGCTACGGGACTTGGAACGTATAAATTACATAAAAATGCATGAAGATAACGAAATTGACGAAAGCATCTATGAAGAACAATATGATGAGATGGGAAGTGAATTTACATAA